GCAGAGAATGCTGGGGGTGGAGCCAGAAAGTTTTGTGGGAGCCCGGGGCGCGGCCAGAGTGTGGTGGAGAAGCTAGCCGCTGAGCCAGAACCTAGGGGCGCCGGGGGGCGGGGCCAGATTTTGACTCGACTAGGCGGGGGCGGAGCCAGGGGGCGTGACCAGAAGGTTGGAAGGACAAATCGGAGGCGGGGCCAGGGTGTTGGCTGGtgagccgggggcggggccggtgTAATAACGCGAGAAGGAGGGGGCGGGTTTAGGCTGTTGCCTGGGGATCTAGAGGGCGGGGCCAGAGGGTTGGCTGGGAAAGTCggaagccgggggtggggggattaaTGACGCGAGCATGTGGGCGGGGCCATAGGTTTGGCGGGAAAGGCGGGGCCAGAAAGTTTGCCCTGGCTCGGGGCGGGCCCGTGGCGTTCTACCGGGTGGAGACGAGCTTTTCCCTAGAAAGCCGCGGGCGGGCGGGGAAGTTCTGTCCGCGCTCGGGCGGGTACACTATCCGCTGGGAGGTCAAGCCAGACCCAGGAAGTCTCTCCAGTGGGTACCGGGCCTGTTGGCGGAATCTTTGTGGGAGTGCGGGGAGGCAGCGGCACCTTTCTTAggatgctgggggtggggctaGAACATTCCTGAGTGTAGGGGCAGCAAATAGGAGTGGGGTTCGAACTGTTTTGACTGTGGGGTTATAAGACGTTTGTGAAACTCCTGGGAAAGAGGCAGATCTAGACTGTTCACGGGGATGTGGGCGGCACCGGAATGGGCACAGGGAGTTGGGCCTAGAACTTTCTTGTGCAGGTTGGGGGAGCGGCTCTACCTAAAGCTCTCCTGGGATAGAGGCCCGGGTTTAAACTCCCAGCACAGAGGTGTGGAGACTGACCTAGAATTTTCGTTTTGAAGGGAACAGTATGGGATGTTTTCCTAAGTGGTGGGGCGGGACCAGAACCCACCCAAGGTGGGTGTGATTACATTGTTTTTATGGGAAATGGGTGAGTCCAAAACGTTCCGGAGAGGACTGAGTCTAAACATCTCCAGGTAAGGGGCGGGCTAGCACTTCAAGAAGAAGGTGTGGGAGTGAGGGCTAACATTACCCTGGAGTGCAGGTGTTTGTGGGTGCGCGTGCAGTGTGTGCGTTAGAGGAGCCCCCGTTAtgggagaggaggagacagaTTGGGTAGAGTCATTGGCCTTAGTCCTTCTGTTCCCTCTGACCTCAGGAACCCCGAGTGCTGTGTCCAGATTCTGCAGGGAAGGTTTGCTGGGACCCTGGTCCCACCCTGCCAGCGGAATGGTGAGAAGGAAAGTGGGGTCTCTGGGATCTGAGCTTTGGGGCAGGGGCCTTGGGAGGAGGGGACCCAGGTTCCCGACTCTCAGACACCAGATTGAATGGCACTGGGGTGGGTGTAGGTTTTTCTTACTGTCTCTGAACTGTCTACCCCTCTCAGTCGGCCACACTGGATCTGAAATCGAAGGAGGAGAAGGATGCTGAGCTAGATAAGAGGATCGAGGCTCTTCGGCGGAAGAATGAGGCCCTCATCCGGCGCTACCAGGTGCCCTAGCCCCGCCCTGGGAGAccccatcccctctcctccccgcaGTGAGTTTCCCTCACCTCTCCCTTCCTTAAAACCTTTTCATGACTTTTCATCACTCTCGGGATAAAAGCCAAAGGCCTTAGCCtgagatttcttctttcattccatcattcattcatttgttcacaaGTATTCTCCAGTGTCTTCACTGCACCAGGCCCACTGCTGAGTGGTGCTGGGGAAGCAGCAGTGATGGAGATGGCCCTGGGCCCCGGGCCTCACAGGCCAGTAGGGATCCAGCTGTGGCTTCAGTCAGTGATGACCCAGAGTGGGCAAGGCTGGGATGGAGGAGTTCAGGGTTCTGTGGGAGCCCAGAGGGGGCTCTTCACCCAGCCCAGGGGATACTaagggggcttcctggaggaggggattcTGAGACCTAAAAGGTAAGTAGATCGTTAGCCAGTCAAAAAGGAAAGCATAACACGTGTAACACAGAGGGAACAGTTTGTGCAAAAACTTGGAGCTTAAAGTTGGAGGGTCAGTTGGGGGATATTGACCTGGAGTGATCAGCTGGGGCCAGGCCATGCAGGGCCCGGAACACCACCAGGCTAAGAGTTTGGACTTTTTCCTAAGGACACTGCGGATCCCTGGAGGACTTTGAGGGGGAGTGGGACCAGGTCAGAATAGCTTTTTAGGAAgacccctctggctgctgtgtggtggtgggtgggaggaggggatatTGGAGACAGGGAGGAAGCTGGGGCAGGGACTTCGGTGGGGGATGTGGAGAAGAGGTGCCCGGCCTGGGACAGGGCTCTTGGGAGGGACTCAGTGACTGACGGGCTGTGGTGGGGTTAGAGAGGAGAGAGGGTCCAGGACAAGGCCCAGGTCCCTATCACAGGTGACAGAGTAGGTGGTGGGGCTGTCCCTGAGATGGGATGAAGAGTgggtttcatttattcattcttcatacgtttgttcatttaaaacaaaaacaaaaacatattgaGCCTCTgttgtgtgccaggcagtgttctaggctCGGGgtatacatcagtgaacaaaacagacagataTCCCTGTCCTGGGGCAGATTCTGTCTCGGGGAGGAGGCAGGCGATTAGCAAAATACACATAATGCGGGGTAGTgacggggggggggaggggtgagagaaTGGCAGGGGagctggtcagggaaggccttccTGAGAAGGGGacttttgagcagagacctgaaggaggtgagggactGGAGGATCTCTGGGGGAAGAGTGTTCCCGTCGGAGGGAACAGCGGGTGAAAAAGGCCCTGAGGCGGGTTTGAGCCTGGTAGGTTCCAGGAACAGTGAGGTCAGAGTGAGTGAGGGGAGAGAGTGGGAGGAGAGTTCATGGTGGTAACGAGACCAGACCCTGTAGGGCCCCGTCGGCTGTGGGGAGGCCTTTGGCTCTGGCTCAGAGACGGGCACACAGGAGGGTTCTGAGCAGGGGAACAGCCTGGCGGAGTTTGAGGGAAGGTGCTGAAGTGACCAGCTTTCTTGTCTAGAGCTCCAGagagaggtctgggctggggcagaCGTGGGAGGAGTTCAGGGGGCTGTGGGAATCCAGCTGGTTCAGAGGACCCCTGACACTCCCTGTCTCTGTTGTTTGCTCCTAGGAGATCGAGGAGGACCGTAAAAAAGCTGAACTCGAAGGAGTAGCGGTGACAGCTCCCCGGAAGGGCCGCTCAGTGGAGAAGGAGAATGTGGCAATGGAAATGGTGAGCTCCATGCCGGGATGGGGACTCGTGAGTACAGGGCGGGGGCAAGGGTTGAGAACTAAAGGCCTTCCCAGCTGCCCCAGACCTGTGGGAGCCTTGATCCTGGCAGCTGCCCTCTGGGCCTGGGATGTCCCCATCTCCCTGCCCCAGTGACTGTactttccccctctcccccctttcCAGGAGAAGAACCTGGGTCCCTCCCGGAGGTCTCCTGGGACCCCTCGGCCCCCAGGGGCCAGCAAGGGAGGCCGGATCCCCCCTCAGCATGGAGGCCGGGCAGGCATGGGCCGGGCATCCCGCAGCTGGGAAGACAGTCCCGGGGAGCAGCCTCGAGGAGGAGCTGGGGGCCGTGGCCGGAGGGGTCGGGGCAGGGGGTCCCCTCATCTCTCTGGAAATGGAGATGCCTCAACTGCCGACCGCAAATCCAAGGTAGGAGCCGAGCAGGGGCTGGAGTCCTCTGGCGAGGCTCCACGTggtcctgtttctctctctgttcctgtTCTCAAACGGATTGTCTCCTTCATCCatcttcctctgtttctttttcgGCCTCTCTCTTcagctctttttcatttcttccctctctccctccctccctccttccctccttccttccctcctccagacCAGTGCTTGTAGGTACTCTCCCCATCTCTTTCTAGCTCTCCTGTTTTGCTCTCTGTCTGCTGTGTGCTTGCCCACCTGCCTTCCCTTGCCTGTCtctcgtttttctctttctgatgccGTCTGGCGGGCTCTGTCCAGCAGCGCATGAGCGCACGCGCGCACGCTTTCTCTTGCATGTGTGCGTACGCACGTGCTCTCTCTGTGTCACTCCCCGGAGTTGTTGGTGGGAAACAGTGATGTTCTTACTGTAACTGCTCCCAGTGCCCCACCACGCAGGTTAGCAGAGTGGGAGGCTGTCTGGCATGGTGGCTTAGGGGTCAGCCTTCTTCTGTTAGTTCCCTGTCCTTGGGCAGCTCACTTCCCCTCTGGGAACTTCCTGGTTATCACTCTTAAACGGGAATGAAAATCAGGTTTAAAGGTTATTGTAAGCATCATGTGACATCAGACATTGAAACCCTCAGAGTAAGCGCTCAGTGAGTGTTATTTAAGGATGGTTATTATATGTAGGTGCTAAGCTGTTGTAACAGAAAGACCCCAAAATGCCATGGCTTCAATCAAATGGAAGTTCATTTCTTTCTTGTATGCTGAGTCCTGGAAATGCCACGTGCTCATCTAAAATTCTGTTACCttggaaggagaggagaatggATTGTGGGGGTCACCTGGCCATGTGCCGAGTTATTGCTGTGGCATTGTTACCGTGCCAGCCATAGTGTGCTGGGGTTCCCACCACTCTCCCAGGTTCGGAGTTTTGCTAGAAAGATTCACAGCTAAGATTTACTACAGGGAAagaatacaaagcaaaatcagcaaggGGAAAGAAGGGCCCATGGGCTGAAGTCTGGAGGATACCAGGTGCCAGCTTCCAAGAGTCCTCGCCCAGTGGAGCCACACGGGCTGCACTTAATTCCTCCGGCATTGACAGTACATGTCAAAGGTCATCTACTGGGGACTCATTAGGGACCTAGTGCCCAGGTTTTTTATCCGGGGCTGGTCATGTAGGTGCTCTCTGCCTAGTACACGCCCAAATTCCAgaccccagaaggaaagcaggcggTCAGCACACGTTGTATTTGCAGAAACAGTCGAGGTACGTTGAGCCCCCTTATCGGTTGAGCGGGGACACACTGAGAGCCAATGCCCAGCTGCCAGCCAGGGGCTGCCACGCACGCAGGCCTCAGAGCCTCAGAAGGTGACAGACGCTCGGGTTGAGTGGTTCTTTCTGACGCCGTGTGTCTttgttccccaccccccccaacaaGGAGTGGGAGGAGCGGCGCAAGCAGAACATTGAGAAGATGAACGAAGAGATGGAGAAGATTGCAGAGTACGAGCGCAACCAGCGGGTCAGTGCCTCGGGCGCCCCCTGGCGGTGGGGCGGAGCCGCCCGGCCACGAGAGCCCGCCAACACCCCCCACCTCCGTGTACCTGCAGGAAGGCGTGCTGGAGCCCAACCCAGTGCGGAACTTCCTGGATGACCCCCGGCGACGCAGCGGGCCCCTGGAGGAGCCTGAGCGGGACCGTCGGGAAGGCAGCCGCCGGCACGGGCGCAACTGGGGGGGCCCCGACTTCGAGCGGGTGCGTTGTGGCCTCGAGCAGGACCGGCAGGTGAGCGCCGGCAGCCGGGGCGCCCGGGGCCACGACATTGACATTACGTCCGGCAGTCAGTCTCTGGGttcgggggtggggtgtgtgtggagggccgGGTGCGGCCGCACGGGACACAGAGCAGGAGAGGCGGCAGCCCTGCACTCAGGCTTCGCCCCCCACGTGATTGTCGGTTCTTGAGCCAGCACCACACTGCTTTCCTTCCGAAGCTTTCTGGTGTGTTTTGGCGATGTTTTCTCATTACTAACGTTAGTGATATTTACTGGGCCCCTGCcggggccaggcactgttttggGTGCTGGGGCTAAATCAGTGACCATGTAATAAGATGTCAGGTAATGGCAAGTGTTGAGAAGAAAACTCCAGCCCAGCCGGGTCAGGGGACAGAGGAGAGAGGGATGCTACTAAGAGACAGAGATCTGGgatggcctctctgaggaggtgccACGTGGGCAGATGTGGCTTTGATCTTCTCCATGTGTGACCTTGAGCCGGTGGCTCTACCCCCTCCCCGCTAGCTTAGAGGGCCTGGGGGAGGTGGTGTGGTGGGGGAGGGTTGTCGCTCGGCCCTGACTGCCTGTCTGCTGGGGGCAGGGCCGCCGGGCCGGCCTGGGTGGCGCTGGGGACATGACGCTCTCCATGACGGGCCGAGAGCGGTCCGAGTACCTGCGCTGGAAGCAGGAGCGGGAGAAGATCGACCAGGAGCGGCTGCAGCGGCACCGCAAGCCCACCGGCCAGTGGCGGAGGGAGTGGGATGCTGAGAAGACTGATGGCATGTGAGTCTCCGCCCTGCCTGCCCCTCTTTGGCTCCTCGACCTTGGCCCTGACTTCTGACTCCTTTGCCTGTCTCTGGTTTCTCACCCTGTGTATCAGTTAGCAGTTGCTAGGTAATGCTGCGTAACCACCACCAAATCTCAGGGACACATGAAAGCATTTCTTTCTCACGTGTTCACAGGTCTCCTGGGTTGGGCTGATCCAGGCTGGATTTGAAGCTGTGGGTCTACCTGGGTGTGCCTTCCCTTCGGGCTCCCTGGGGACGTGCTGGCCATGGCACTGGCAGATGTGCAGGAGGGAGAGTGGACACACTTCCCTATTCTGTTAGCCAGCAGACCTTGCATTGCTGTGGCAGGAACTTAAACTCTGCCCCCTCTAGTGGGTGGTACTGCTGTGGCTGCGTGGCCGAGGACACAGATGGGAACTCTCACGCGGGGGGGGCGTGAAGAATTACTTACAGTGATAACACCTCTgcatcctcccttcctccctctgacTTGTCCCCCACCGACCCAAACCCCTTATCCTGGTGGCATTATTATCCTCAGGTCTGACTCTGTCCCCTTTCAGGTCCCAGGAAACATCCCGTTAGTCAAACTTAAAGCAAAGGCATCATCCACAGGAGCACTGACTTCCATAGCGAAGACAGAGAGGTTCTGGAAGAGCTGCCCAGCGGCAGTTTTAAGGTCGACAGCTGTAGTTTTTACATCATCCTCTATCCTCTGCCATGGCGCTGGCTAAAGAAAGAGGATCTTGTCTGTGTGCCTGGCGGTCGGAGCATTTATTTTTGGATCGTGAGCTAAGCCTGTGCCAGCGTGAGAAATGTTTTGCACAGATATTGTAGCTGATCTTTCTAAGGTGTAGACAGGTGGGGCTTTTGGGGAGATGTTCTCAGGGTTAAGACTGAGGaagtaattgtttttctcttatgtccTCAGAGCAGCCGGCAGCAAGTCTCACTACTGCACATGTGCAGTGATTTCATGAGCAAACGTTTATTGAGTCCTTCCTATGTGTCATGGAAGGTTCTAGGTGATGGGGATATATTTTTCCGTGAGGAAAATGCTTCTGTCTTCATGGAACTTAGAGTCCAGTGGGAAAGATGGGCAATGAATAGAGCTCATGTCAGATGCTGAAGAATAATGAAGCAGAGTATGGAGAAGGTTGGAGGCTACTGTTTTGGACttagataatatatgtaataatatGTGATTAGGAAGTTCAGGAAAGCCTCCAAACTGAGGGCTGAAGGAGGTTAGGGAGTGGGTCACTTAGAGATCTGAGgaagagcaaaggccctgaggcaggagctcCATGTGGTAGGAGAACTTGCTTAGCTGGGGAGGTGAGAGTGATAGGAAATGAGGCTGGACAGGGAGCTGGGGATCATGTACTTTCCAAATTTTTGTTCACGGGCGGGCAGGCTgtcaaatactgtattttttcttctgtatttgtcACTATGATGTCAAATTTGCCCCTTGTCCTTCACCTGATCCTGTCCTCCTTTTAGTCAGTGACACTCCTCACCTCTGCCCACTTCTGGTTGACCACCTTGCCTTCTATGATCTTGATTTCTGACCCtggcccccatctctccccccagTCTCTTCCCCCCTCCTGTTCTCCCTGTGCCCCCAGCTGCCTGCTCAccccctttctctttccccaggTTCAAGGATGGCCCAGCTGTGGCCCTGGAACCATCCCACCGCTACGGTGAGTGGGAGTCCTTGGGTGGGGTGAGGCAGCTGGCTGGgccggggccgggggaggggtgggggtggtttgTGCCgtgccctccacccccaactcccCCTGGGTTTTGTTGCAGATGACCAGGCCTGGGCCCGGCCTCCCAAGCCCCCCACTTTCAGGGAGTTCCTGTCCCAGCACAAAACTGAGGTCAGCCGCAGAAAGAGGAAGAGCAGCCGACCCCAGGCCAAGGCAGCTCCCCGTGCCTACAGGTGGGGGCACCCCTTCTCCTGGCACGTGCACAACCCCAGCAGGGCTGTGTGGCTCTACCCCTGGCCGTTCTCTGGCTTGTGTGTGGGAGGGTACATCTATCTGTCCTGTCTTGGCCCTGCCTGTCTCGGGCACTGGTCTCCCTGTGGGTCAGGAACTTGGTTTTGGGGGTGTTGGGGCCTGGCTCTCCACTTTGCCCTtatctttcccctcctcccctcccatctgGGTCCTCTTCTGCCACTTGGCCCTCCTCCATCTGTCCGTCCCTGACGGACGTGCCCACCATTTCCTCCTCCTGGATGCTCCAGCGTGCCAGCTCCCGGTCTGGAAATCCCGCAGcctgctccccccacccagcTGAATGTTGCAGCTGTGTCtcggggtggggagctgggggtgggaagcCCTTCCTCTTTCCACCTGGGCTTCACCCCGTTCCTCTGTTCCCTCCAGTGACCACGATGACCGCTGGGAGACGCAGGAGGCAGTGTCCGCAGCCCCTGAGCCCACACAGCCCGCTACCCCTGAGGAGGCGCCCACGCAGGTAGGGCGGCGTGTCATCTCTGGGCAGGTGATGTGAGGGTGCCCAGGGCCCACACCCTTTCCCCGACCTGCCTTGTGTTCCTCACAGCCTCCCGAGAGCCCGGTCCCTGCCCATCGGCCTCCCGAGGACGAGGGTGAGGAGGGCGAGGGCGGGGAGGGCGagggtgaggatggggagggCGAGGAGTGGGAAGACATGAGTGAGGAtgcggaggaggaggagatcGAGGAAGAAGAAGAGGCTGACGAGGAGGGAGAAGAACCTGCCCGAGACCACCGACCCCACGAGCCTGAGCCCAGCGGGAGCCCCACCGGGAGCCCCACCGGGGAACGTGGCGACGAAGAGCCCGCTAGGCCGGAGGAGCCTCTGCCGCTCCCCCAGGCCCCTGCCACGCCTTCCAGCCCCTTCTCACCCACCGGGGGCCACCAGCCTGTGTCCGACTGGGGAGAAGAGATGGAGCTGAATTCTCCCCGGACCGCCCATCCGGCCGACGCCCTCTCTCCGGGTGAGGCCTGGCCTTTCGGAAATGCATGAAGCTGGCTGCTTGTGTGTGTGCTTGAGGGGTGCATGGGGGACCCTCAGCCTGAGCCCCAGGACCCCGTGTGTCCCACCACCCTGGTGGCTAGGGAGGATGGGCCGTGCCTGTCTCCAGAATGCCCACCCCCAGATCCTGCTCTGCTGTGAGCCATTCAGAGTGTCCTCCCCAATAAAGAGTTCACTTTCTCCAGTGACCCTCCCCACGTGTGTCCTTGAACCCCCCTCTCCCCCAGGGCCTTCTGTCTTGGGTGGGGGGATACTTGGAGGGGAAGGGGCTTGActgggcctcctcctcctctaggAGGTGAccagccagcccctgcctccttGAAGAGTGGGCCCAGCCTCCCAAGAATCCAGAAAGCTGAAGAGGAGGGGTCTGAGGCAGCTCCAGGTGGGGGAGCGGCTGCGCGGTGgccttcttccttctgcttcctcttGGGTTGAGGGGAAGAGGGTTTCGGGGGAGCAGAACGGGGTGGAGTGGGTCTCTACCATTGGTGTGGGCGAACAGCTGGACGGGGGGTGGGGTTACGCTGCTGGGAAAGGGTGGGCGTGAAGGGGGTGGGGCTAAAGGAAGGACTTCCCCCCGGGGCCGAGCCGCTAGGAATAGAGTGTGTATAGGGTTTGGGGGTGAGGAGGTGGAGCCAGGATGGGATTAGGATTTAGAGACCCATCCCAGGGGTTCTGAAAAGTAATCTAAAAATAAGGGGGTGGGCTAGGTTCAGGGGGAGGAGCTAAGGGCAGGATTAGAAATTTAGGTCAAAAATAAGAATGGGGAGGGGCAGAGTAATGGATTTAGCTGTGGGCGGGATTAGAGTTTCGAAGTGTAAATTAGTAAATTGGGGTAAATTAGAAATACGTAAAATAGTGTGGTAAAAAAATTGGGGTAAAATAGAATGTTGGGGCCAGCGGACCTGGAGCAAGAGGCCAACCCTGTCTCCACCTCCAGCAGGTGGAAGCCGGGTTGTGAACCACGGACCtcccccaggagtgggattaggATTTCGGGGCAGAGCCAAGGAAGGTCTGGTTAGGACTCAGAAGGTGGGCAAGGGAAGTGAAGGGTAGGTCCTGTAGGGCAGGCGTGATAGAGGTTGGCTTAGGCCCGTGGGATGGGGTGGGCTGGGGCCGCGATCGGAGAGGACGGAGTTTATGGTGGTGGCTGAGGCCGGGGTGCTCAAGCGCTTTGTCTTTGGGTCACGTGACTGGGATCTCGTTATATCAGATTATGTATTCGATTGTAAACAGGGTACTGCTGGGATGGGTGTTGCTGCGTGGGTGCACTCCGAGGATTAAAGGAGTCCGAGACTCGTAAACCGCTTAACGCGGGGTGGGCGGCAGCCAGGCTCAGTGGGGCAGAGGGGCGGGGCTAGAGCGTCCCGGTCCGGCGGTAGGGGGGCAGGGGTTACTGTTGCCCTCCAGTGACCACCCCTTCTCTTTCCAGAGGCGGACCCTGAGGGCCAGGAGACGGCGGAGATCACCGACTTCCAGAGGGTGCGTTTCTGCAAAGTGGTGGCGGCCGCTTCGCCACCGGGGGCCGCCCGCTGACCGCGCCCGCCGACAGTGGCCTCCGCGCTCTGCACTAACCTCCTGCCGCCTCGCTCCTCTGTCCTCTGCTTCCGCCACACTCCAGCCAGGAGAGGGTTAAATGTAAGGGAGGAGGAGCCAGGGATAGTGAACCGGGTTGGGCCAGGGCAGTAGTCCAGTCTCACAAATGGGGGGCGCTGTGGCACCGGGGTGGCTGAGACGCCCCCGAGTTACCGCCTTATGGAGGCCATGGGGGTCTAGGTGCCAGTTCCCGGGCCGTTTTCCGTCTCCAGGAGCTTACATCTGGGGCATGGCGAATAGCCGGTGACTCCTGAAGGACTTGATTTCCTCGGCCGCCAGCCCGGTCTCTATTAAACGCAGTGCTTCCGCTAACTTGAACTGTGTTGCTGGCGGGGGCAGGCTGGGTTGCTGTGCTTGGCGGGCTTTTCCGTGGCGGaagaggggggaggaagggggtctTTCTTCTTCCACACCCCCTGATAcgtcttccctcccaccctcccacaggCCTCCCCGAATTCCTGAAGACGCTGCTGGGAGGGGACTGAAGCTTCCCCGCcttgatggggagggggaggcaggaggggcttAGTCTGGATCTCCGGGCTGTGCTCTCTCCTCCCCGGAGCCCACTCTGGACCCCATGGTTTTAGAGAGGGAGATATTGAGGGTGGTcgggaggagatggggagggggcgtGACTGGTGTGTGTGGCGGATCTGGAGCTTCGGGGTGTGAGCTTAGACCTCAGGACACAAAGTATGGAGAAGGAGGCACGTCCCCTGAGGGGGCGTG
This region of Balaenoptera acutorostrata chromosome 19, mBalAcu1.1, whole genome shotgun sequence genomic DNA includes:
- the CCDC9 gene encoding coiled-coil domain-containing protein 9 codes for the protein MSATLDLKSKEEKDAELDKRIEALRRKNEALIRRYQEIEEDRKKAELEGVAVTAPRKGRSVEKENVAMEMEKNLGPSRRSPGTPRPPGASKGGRIPPQHGGRAGMGRASRSWEDSPGEQPRGGAGGRGRRGRGRGSPHLSGNGDASTADRKSKEWEERRKQNIEKMNEEMEKIAEYERNQREGVLEPNPVRNFLDDPRRRSGPLEEPERDRREGSRRHGRNWGGPDFERVRCGLEQDRQGRRAGLGGAGDMTLSMTGRERSEYLRWKQEREKIDQERLQRHRKPTGQWRREWDAEKTDGMFKDGPAVALEPSHRYDDQAWARPPKPPTFREFLSQHKTEVSRRKRKSSRPQAKAAPRAYSDHDDRWETQEAVSAAPEPTQPATPEEAPTQPPESPVPAHRPPEDEGEEGEGGEGEGEDGEGEEWEDMSEDAEEEEIEEEEEADEEGEEPARDHRPHEPEPSGSPTGSPTGERGDEEPARPEEPLPLPQAPATPSSPFSPTGGHQPVSDWGEEMELNSPRTAHPADALSPGGDQPAPASLKSGPSLPRIQKAEEEGSEAAPEADPEGQETAEITDFQRASPNS